ATTATCAACAAAGGTAATGCTTTACTTTAATATCTATCTAAtatctatgtatgtatctataaaaatctaaatattttaatgtattaaaataaagtataagtataagtattttttaaagtctGCTAATTCATTTAAGTTTAAGACAAATccaatccaatatttaaaatgagtACATTCCtttaattgttattgtataacattAATCTTGAACTGTAATAGGCTCTTTAGGTCTATAGAACTTGTATTAGTTCATTAAAAACTCTTCAGTTTATATGTAGGATTTGTATTTAGATTTGTAACACTTGTATGAAGCTAATTTAGCACTAAAGTCCAAATTTATTTTCTAAGTAGCATCGTAGCGGAACGGTAAACAGTAACGCTCAATTCATTGAGTGATACTTTAGCCAGTGGCAGGGTTGCAAatagtattttacaatctatttAGATATTTATAGTGTGTGAGAATGCAGTGCTATACCCACATTAGGTTAGCACGCCCCTCAATAAACACTAGACAGTAAAACAGAATATATGCTATGTTATGTTGAGCGATTCTGTGGTGTCAAATATAGTCTTTGCAAGCGGTTCTTGGCTTGCTGTAATTTGAGCGGCCTTAGTATTCTTAGTTAATATTAAGAATTGTTGGATTTTCCATAGCTACTCCATATACTCAATACTCCACATTAACATAACAATATGGCTCACGTGGTTGACTTCTCATGATACTATTGTAGGTTCAATCTCAGTTTGGAGTGAAACTCACGACAACAAATTGACCTTCCTCCAGAAGTTTTGCAGGACGCCCAGTGTGTGATATTTCATTCGTCATGCAGTAGCAGCGCTGCTATGTCCTTGTTCCACGCCTCCTCTAATATTTCTTGCACAGTCTTTCTATCTGTAGTAACTTATCTTCTGCTTTTCCGATGTACATTTGCACAAGTAACACATACACAATCTGAGCACGTTTCCATTTAGATAtcattaatgctttccatcacGCACCATTGTAATTGCGAACAATCCCGTTCAgtgtaaaaatataggtaccagATAGTTGTCTTTGGACTGCTGCTTCTCCTGGGGAATGCATTTGTAGAACGTTCTAGCGGCGCTATTATACGCTGTCATTGCATTAATTCGTATTGCCAAGTTAGTGCTGCGCAGGGACAGTTATTATTTGTAGCGTTTAGCATTTCTACGCTTGTTCTGGAATCATTGATGTACATACGACGTccataaaagaaaactttttagTGCACGCCTTGTGTATCGTGAATATCCCGCATTTCTTTTTGCTTGCACTTAAGATAAAATTGGCGTATGTTTTTTCAGATTTGTCGTGCACCCCAAATGCCGTTTAGGCGATATTCCGTATTTCAGGATGtctataaaattgtaataggCTCTTAATTTGTACTTTATTGTGCTCACCATAGAGTCTGCTCAACATAGCGCCCTATTCAACAATGTCCAGTTTTTCTTTGTTAATGTCAACCACGTCGgacttttgttttcttttaggTGAAATTAATTGAGCACATAGAAAACCACAGTCGGCAAGAAGTAAATTTGAAAACATATAGAACTTTAAAGAACGgccgaaaaaaaagaaaagatgcCGGCGAATTAAAGTACGAAACCGCATTAAAATTAGCGGGAATCGCTAAAGAAGATTTGAGAAGTCACCGTTAAAAGTTGGTACCAGTTCCTTGAATTCAATCTAAAGGAGACAACCTATTTTGTAATAGTGGTACCTTTTTCTCAAAAGGtcaataacttaaataaaatgttgaaatgATTACGAAAATTAGATGAGTTTTATTCAAAACAAATTTCACAATCATCTTATGGGGCCACCCAGCGCTGTATCTTTATTTGCATAATTACTTATTAAGTTGCTTTAACGTCTGGATAAAATAGGTCTAATATACGCCTACTTTATAAGTTTCTTCATGATAGAGTTTCTGTGTGATCgactgatcgaatcagaaatgaggacatccgcataagaaccaaagtcattgacaCAGCttagcgagtcgtgaagctgaagtggctatggGCACGCCACATAGTTccaagagccgatagacgttggggtcccaatgtccTGGattagcgaccccgcaccggagagtgtagtgttggttgaccccccgaATAGATAgtaccgaagacatcaagtggCGGATCGAGACCGTGGTTGGGAATCCAtgcaaaaggtctatgtccagctgtgaatGTCCggcggctggtaatgatgatagtGGTTATGTTTGTGATATAAACagcaataaataatagtagagTTTTTCTGAAGGATATTTGCCATTTGCTTTTTATGACTAATGTTCCCATTCTCCTACAATTAGTCGAAAAACTGggctaggaatgggtacgacgaTAGGCCAGCGGGCGGGGTATCGGCGATTTGTCTTGCCGTGGAGATATTGAGGCTTCGAAGACTGAAGTTTGCTGCGTTTAATTGTTATaagaggtaggtaggtaagagctatgaaatataattatacctacatttCTGCTACAGTACTGCCTCTTTTATTTAACGCATTACCACGGACACCGATAGGAATCACGGACTTTACAGTCGGAAATAGTGTGACGTAACGGGTAGcggcgacagtgattgtaccattattgtgtggcagagaaaacacctcgagcaggtcccaggacttgtgaccttgggattaggtttaagggatccctttcgaatgcatcaacactcacttTCCCTGCCCGATATGTCCTCCATGCCcacaataaacaatataaaataaacaattattacaacacagaccattatcaataattaataacggTGTGTGTCtgcgctgcctaacaaacaactgagctcaagtcatcaaatgtcctcttatttataccaacactgatacctcccctatacaataacataaacaatGCATGTTAATACCgtctgtaatcgaggaacttgtaacactaGTCCTCGAAAATCTAAACTACAAACCTATCAGACATTTTCTCGACTTAGTTCTTGgctatacttattattaaagtgattttaattaattgtcaaAGTGATGATTCAACTTTTAAAAAGCAGAAAATAATTCCATTagggttttcttttatttccaggCTAAATTAAACGAGCACATTGATCGACATAACCGACCAGATCTACCTCCCAAACTTTACAAAACTCTCGAAACTGGtcgaaagaaaagaaaagatgCGGGAACAATAAGACAAGAAACAGCAATGAGGTTAGCTGGGATCGTCAAACAGAAAATCGAAGAAGGCATAAATAGACATTACACCGAAGGTGTGAATTGTCAAGATAACTttgaaaatgataataaagatgAAAAAGAACATTTGGAAAACAAAATTCACTATAATTTACTAGAAGAACGAACTAGGTTACGAGATGTAGAAAGGGAATTATCAAAACGAAACCAAAGTAttgaattaaaagttaaatctaattatttaaatgacaGTGCCGACTTTCAAGATAAATTAGAAAACGCCACTTCTGAACTAACTACAATATCTCAATGTATTAAAGAAGGCAGTATATCTAGTCGACTAAATGGtagtgtaaactttcaagataaatatattaataaccaGCCTACTAGTCTAATAGAAATTCTCAATCGACCagcaataaaaatagaaaatcaagaaaaaacATTGGAGGGTTCCTCAAACCAACTAATCAATTCCATAGCTGTTGATGTTAAAATAGAATCTGATGGTGACAACAGTCTATACAATGACGATTGTAAAGAAGGAAATGAATCTTCCGAAGATCTTCCAAACAAAGCTAATTCAGAACAATCTGATACATCTAACCAACCAATAACTACCATCAAAGTAGAAAATAACACAGAAGAACAGAGTAACGAAAATGATTATCTTCGAGATGGCGCAGTGAATTCTATAAGCACGCCATCTTTACCGATAAACAATGCACTATCTTCATTGATGCAACTTTACTGGAGAACTCTATTAAATCACAAAGATGTCTAAATTTTTATAGATATCTGTATAGTcaacaatgttttaaaaaattatatataagtaataGTACAAAacgatataagtgcggtaagttgacgTATATCATACGAcgtattgtaaaaatatatcattagtTAATTCAATTGAAAACAGATAAGTTTGTatattaaattgttataaaatcaATATCGTTTTTCgaaattaattaggtaaatgGAATATTTTTATGAAGTGATTAATCTTAACTCCAGACATTATTTAcctataagtacctacattttaacaACAATTGTAAATAGTATATAGTTATAGGATAAGATGAAATTTATTGCAATTTGCATTAGGTTATTGTAGAAAagtatattcaaaaaatctgattattattatacaattcaATACGTATtgttaaaactttttgttttgttaaaataaatataaataaaattataataattgtttttgtcaAATGCTGTGTGAacattttgaatataatattatattatctttattctgtaactagcagacgccccgcggtttcacccatttAGTACGCTATCCGGTGGGAATGCTAAATGATAATGATACTAACCTACTTGACTAATTTTTTCGTGTTCAGACACGTCTAATAgctaaaggacatgtcccaattttgtatggaggctggccgctgggcctttattccgagtgttaactaagcagaacaaattatttttatcgtaaAAGAACGTAAAGTGTATGGGTAAAACCCAAAAGCTTAAATTAAAAGGTATAAtctgtcattttaatttaagttatcTTTTGAGTTTAGGTTTCAAGGCATATAAACTgcctttatacaaaaaaatcttagttttgtacagcatcCGAGTAGCCTATGTCTTTGAATATAGAAATCGAGGCTTTAAAAAGCTAGAACTCAGAGCTATAAAGAAcccagtaaaaaaaatgtacagtgTAGTGTCaaccacaaacgtcaaatgaaggtGTCACTGTCAAGTCATTTcccttcatttgacgtttgtgattgTGGTATTGTGGTCATTTCCTAGTGATCTGTGGTCATTTCAACACGACACGACAGTTtacgtttttaaaaatattttaatttgttttgtttgcattTGCACGGTAGGAATTCATTTTCatatatcaaaataattttagtaccTTGGATATTTACGGATTTATTCGTTAATACTTTAGTAGATTAATTACTCAATCCCTTTAAcaccttttttaaaaacatacaaatgagtgttttctttgtatgatttttatttgtttgcatttagGTGTAGCTATTACGGTTAACAAATAATtcacataatgtttatttttccaatttataggtgcttttgtgtattatggatttaacactaaatatatttacaCTGAATTGCTGGTAAGTGgtccaaacatttttttttgttattctttgcTGATATATTCGTAAGACATCAGGAAATTTAAAAGTTctcgtattatatatataaactgGGTTTAACCAATTTCGGGAACTATAAAAATGTACTGGGTTAGCCTGGAGTGAGAGGATAAGTACTATAGTTTTAGACAGTATATatcagggtaggcgaacctttatgcatcaacgtgccattttttctaaaaaatgtttaatggggtcattggcgtgccatcaaataattttgactttctgattatttggagaataacaataataaatactatcaaaactctttatgaaataaagtaaacaaaagaggtacattttggaatgtttttattacacgcataaatgaaattattgtaaaattagtgacttctgttgctgcaggttagatgacaaataattcatgtcaaatacctactttacacatgttttatgatcggcgacgtgcccaaaatattgtgtcgcgtgccatcaatggcacgcgtgccattggttcgcctaccctggtatatattatacaaatgaAGCAGTATATAATAGTTTATTGTTGAAGATAAATTCTAAACACTATGATTTTGTCACTCGCCTTCAAATAATTTGTGatataaattttctttaaaatgtaagaaaaacatattaataaaaagcaaacaataaaaagcatctgtttatatttcttttattgatCGCAGATACATGCAGATCGAAATAACCCAATATAATTATTTGGCAGCCAAAGCAGATTTAACAGGAAATTTATATCCATCTACACTGAAGAATTCCTTACATAAATCAGTTGTTTTACCCAGCAGTGATGATGAACTGATCATTTTACAAATCCACTGCAATAacatgattaattaattttttagggGTATACCAGTGGTTTCAAAAAATCGTAAAGAAAGATTTGAAGCGATCGCAACATATTTATCACAAGCACCACACAATATAGTC
This window of the Bicyclus anynana chromosome 6, ilBicAnyn1.1, whole genome shotgun sequence genome carries:
- the LOC112045975 gene encoding transcription factor IIIA; the protein is MEVIATQRVEPNKKIYACTFDGCTSVFERPYRLAQHRLVHDNVKPFTCDEKDCDKAYTSKSHLVRHINTAHKEAPENLPYCCPKCMKQYVNRQNLKRHIKVSHTDNNKPFNCDHCRLYFKKVHQLRAHMYVHNGVKPFSCSMCEREFVTLYEKKKHMRNHKVYKCEHCETKFTRWTELMHHKRVDHVSPEYICHDCGKVFKERGHVIRHVKKHLPNAPVTIFFCPYDNCLRHYSRNSNLKQHILVKHEGLTFDCSLCGAKLSTKAKLNEHIDRHNRPDLPPKLYKTLETGRKKRKDAGTIRQETAMRLAGIVKQKIEEGINRHYTEGVNCQDNFENDNKDEKEHLENKIHYNLLEERTRLRDVERELSKRNQSIELKVKSNYLNDSADFQDKLENATSELTTISQCIKEGSISSRLNGSVNFQDKYINNQPTSLIEILNRPAIKIENQEKTLEGSSNQLINSIAVDVKIESDGDNSLYNDDCKEGNESSEDLPNKANSEQSDTSNQPITTIKVENNTEEQSNENDYLRDGAVNSISTPSLPINNALSSLMQLYWRTLLNHKDV